In a single window of the Penaeus monodon isolate SGIC_2016 chromosome 3, NSTDA_Pmon_1, whole genome shotgun sequence genome:
- the LOC119585851 gene encoding uncharacterized protein LOC119585851, with protein MFPFMRRVSSRQGLASACRSVSESSADTCVRSRRNLLQEGSCWGQSLISHASKILLEILRQRLQYYLAPEIAEEQFGFTAGKGTTDAILAVRNIIQKVVNKQEEDQVWFLFIDYTKAFDSVFHDALWETLKDFGVPNHLTWLLKGLYDHAIGVVQVDNQHTEEFPFQKRGQGCLVSRLLFNAIGEKIMRKVHEKVGERPGKIIGGRAVWNIRYADDTTVIAKSRQECNEMGEALMDTSREVGLTINKKKTSAMKIHGDGEVELGEKIEHVKKVTFLGLYVTDDGYSGNDIKIRIGRAKSVTNKMVDVSKELGTKLKVRLAKALVALETSDKVKWTERKTNEWVREQVGVKEERDVLNNVNMRKIRKYGHWKRRGASLVLTTIEGETDSRGRVGRRRVEWMDNITAWGNGLQQTYKRSMVANMERVSEITLEYEVGIEESISKTSVTPRSARPAYGVRLQTPAFTLGELKLTQERDTTRMQMDGHGGLARPLDWDYPGITITDVTLEFRPSGACVNF; from the exons ATgtttccttttatgcggcgggtCTCCTCGAGGCAGGGGCTTGCTTCCGCCTGCAGAAGTGTCAGTGAAAGCAGTGCAGACACCTGCGTCCGCTCAAGGAGGAACTTGCTACaggaaggcagctgctggggacagag TCTCATTAGCCACGCCTCGAAGATTCTCCTAGAAATTCTTCGGCAAAGACTGCAATACTACCTAGCACCAGAGATTGCAGAGGAACAGTTTGGGTTCACGGCAGGCAAAGGAACTACTGATGCCATTCTAGCTGTCCGAAACATCATTCAAAAGGTTGTTAACAAGCAAGAAGAGGATcaagtttggtttttgtttattgattacaccaaggcgtttgactcggtattTCATGATGCTTTGTGGGAGACCCTAAAGGATTTTGGAGTACCGAACCACCTTACATGGCTATTGAAAGGTTTATATGACCATGCCATTGGAGTAGTGCAAGTAGACAACCAACACACAGAAGAGTTCCCTTTTCAAAAACGAGGGCAAGGGTGTTTGGTGTCACGTCTCCTGTTCAATGCCATAGGAGAAAAGATTATGAGAAAAGTACAtgagaaggtaggggagagaCCAGGCAAGATCATTGGGGGAAGAGCAGTATGGAATATCCGGTATGCAGATGACACGACAGTAATAGCAAAATCAAGACAAGAATGCAATGAGATGGGTGAAGCATTAATGGATACCAGCCGAGAAGTAGGTCTTACcatcaacaagaaaaagacatCTGCTATGAAAATACATGGGGATGGAGAAGTGGAgttaggagagaaaatagaacatGTGAAAAAAGTTACATTTTTGGGGTTGTATGTCACTGATGATGGGTACAGcggaaatgatataaagataagaatTGGACGAGCCAAATCAGTAACAAACAAAATGGTTGACGTGTCTAAAGAGCTGGGCACAAAACTTAAGGTGAGGTTAGCCAAAGCACTTGTGGCTTTGGAGACGAGTGATAAAgttaaatggacagagagaaagaccaatgAGTGGGTCAGAGAACAGGTTGGAGTTAAGGAAGAACGGGATGTGCTAAATAATGTGAATATGCGAAAGATCaggaaatatggacattggaagagaagaggagcaagtTTGGTTCTGACTACCattgaaggagagacagacagcagaggaaGGGTAGGACGCAGACGAGTAGAATGGATGGACAACATCACTGCATGGGGAAATGGACTACAGCAG ACTTACAAGAGATCAATGGTAGCCAATATGGAACGAGTCAGT GAAATCACACTGGAGTATGAAGTGGGCATTGAAGAAAGCATCAGCAAAACATCGGTAACTCCAAGAAGTGCACGTCCGGCCTATGGGGTGCGGCTGCAGACTCCTGCTTTCACTCTTGGGGAATTAAAGCTAACCCAGGAACGTGACACAACGAGGATG CAGATGGACGGACACGGAGGACTTGCACGGCCTCTCGACTGGGATTATCCCGGGATAACAATCACAGATGTGACGCTTGAGTTCAGACCCTCTGGCGCTTGTGTCAACTTCTAG